Proteins found in one Oryza glaberrima chromosome 4, OglaRS2, whole genome shotgun sequence genomic segment:
- the LOC127771166 gene encoding amine oxidase [copper-containing] gamma 2-like, giving the protein MDHSTSLLRLIFLALGAALVVLVVRSAFRLPGDIDTTTTSLFDDGNGGSCTRFSPWACRQGRGDPRSKPSKPRRPSHESDVPRHPLDPLTVREVNRVRELLRAHPLFASAPSSLFVHSLELDEPEKSVVKSWRKGADPLPPRRAVAVVRFRGESHVLGVDLSEGDGAVTPLPVPASGYPMMNMDEQTSLCFAPFKDAAFNASLLRRGVRASDVACLPISLGWYGPAEENRRLIKSQCFSTEGTANFYMRPIEGLTVLVDMDTAEVLHVSDRGAGIPIPAAANTDYRHGHSAPNPAEAQAQGRHGYQTVRVPSMEPPAGGPGFELVDGHTVRWGGWEFHLKPDARAGMVVSRARVQDPATGEHRDVMYKGMASELFVPYMDPTEAWYFKTYMDAGEYGFGLQAMPLVPLNDCPRHARYLDAVFVAADGRPYVRENMICVFERYAGDIAWRHSESPITGMDIRESRPKVTLVARMAASVANYDYIVDWEFQMDGLVRIKVGLSGILMVKGTQYSHMNQVHQNDNMYGTLLSENVIGVIHDHFVTFRLDMDIDGADNSFVKVAMARQNTGAGESPRKSYLKATRHVARTEKDAQVRLKLYEPSEFHIVNPTKKTRVGNPVGYKVVPTGTAASLLDPEDPPQKRGAFTNNQIWVTPYNKTEEWAGGLFVYQSKGEDTLATWSERDRPIENKDLVLWYTLGFHHVPCQEDFPIMPTVSSSFDLKPVNFFESNPILGQRPTQENDLPVCAAAATTS; this is encoded by the exons ATGGATCACTCCACCTCCCTGCTCCGGCTCATCTTCCTCGCCCTCGGCGCAGCCCTCGTCGTCCTTGTCGTTCGCTCCGCGTTCCGCCTTCCCGGCGACATCGACACGACCACGACCTCTCTGTTCGATGATGGCAACGGCGGCAGCTGCACCAGGTTCTCGCCGTGGGCGTGCCGGCAAGGGCGGGGCGACCCGAGGTCGAAGCCGTCCAAGCCGCGGCGACCGTCGCACGAGTCCGACGTGCCGCGGCACCCGCTTGACCCACTCACGGTGAGGGAGGTGAACCGCGTCCGCGAGCTCCTCCGCGCGCACCCGCTGTTTGCGTCCGCGCCGTCGTCCCTGTTCGTGCACTCGCTGGAGCTCGACGAGCCGGAAAAGTCCGTCGTCAAGAGCTGGCGGAAGGGCGCCGACCCgctcccgcctcgccgcgccgtggCCGTCGTCCGGTTCCGCGGCGAGTCCCACGTCCTCGGCGTCGACCTcagcgagggcgacggcgcggtgacTCCTCTGCCTGTCCCTGCCTCCGGTTACCCGATGATGAACATGGACGAGCAGACCAGCCTCTGCTTCGCGCCGTTCAAGGACGCGGCGTTCAACGCCAGCCTCCTCCGCCGTGGCGTCAGGGCCTCCGACGTCGCCTGCCTGCCCATCTCCCTCGGCTGGTACGGCCCAGCGGAGGAGAACCGGCGACTCATCAAGAGCCAGTGCTTCTCCACCGAGGGCACGGCCAACTTCTACATGCGCCCCATCGAGGGCCTCACCGTGCTGGTCGACATGGACACGGCGGAGGTCCTCCACGTCTCCGACCGCGGCGCCGGCAtccccatccccgccgccgcgaacaCCGACTACCGGCACGGACACTCGGCGCCGAATCCGGCGGAGGCGCAAgcgcaggggcggcacgggtaCCAGACCGTCCGCGTGCCGTCGATGGAGCCGCCGGCGGGCGGGCCGGGGTTCGAGCTGGTCGACGGGCACACGGTGCGGTGGGGCGGGTGGGAGTTCCACCTGAAGCCCGACGCGCGCGCCGGCATGGTGGTGTCGCGGGCGCGGGTGCAGGACCCGGCGACCGGCGAGCACCGCGACGTGATGTACAAGGGCATGGCGTCGGAGCTGTTCGTGCCGTACATGGACCCGACGGAGGCGTGGTACTTCAAGACGTACATGGACGCCGGCGAGTACGGCTTCGGGCTGCAGGCCATGCCGCTCGTCCCGCTCAACGACTGCCCGCGCCACGCCCGCTACCTCGACGCcgtcttcgtcgccgccgacggccgccCCTACGTGCGCGAGAACATGATCTGCGTCTTCGAGCGCTACGCCGGCGACATCGCGTGGCGACACTCCGAGAGCCCCATCACCGGCATGGAC ATAAGGGAGTCGCGGCCGAAGGTGACGCTGGTGGCGCGcatggcggcgtcggtggccaACTACGACTACATCGTCGACTGGGAGTTCCAGATGGACGGCCTCGTTCGCATCAAG GTTGGGCTAAGTGGGATCCTCATGGTGAAGGGCACCCAGTACTCCCACATGAACCAGGTCCATCAAAATGACAATATGTACGGCACCCTTCTCTCTGAGAACGTTATTGGCGTCATCCATGACCACTTTGTCACTTTCCGGCTCGACATGGACATCGACGGCGCCGACAACTCCTTTGTCAAGGTGGCGATGGCACGGCAgaacaccggcgccggcgaatcCCCTCGTAAGAGCTACCTAAAGGCTACCCGACATGTCGCAAGGACGGAGAAAGATGCCCAGGTCCGCCTGAAGCTATATGAGCCATCCGAGTTCCACATTGTCAACCCCACGAAGAAGACACGAGTTGGGAACCCTGTTGGTTATAAGGTTGTCCCAACCGGTACTGCAGCTAGCCTGTTGGATCCAGAGGACCCACCTCAGAAGAGGGGTGCATTCACAAATAATCAG ATTTGGGTGACACCCTACAACAAAACAGAGGAATGGGCTGGTGGTCTATTTGTCTACCAGAGCAAAGGGGAGGACACACTTGCAACTTGGTCCGAAAG GGACCGTCCGATCGAGAACAAGGACCTGGTGCTGTGGTACACGCTGGGGTTTCACCATGTCCCGTGCCAGGAGGACTTCCCCATCATGCCCACGGTGTCGTCCAGCTTCGACCTTAAGCCGGTGAACTTCTTTGAGAGCAACCCCATCCTAGGGCAGCGTCCGACCCAGGAGAACGACCTGCCGGTgtgtgccgccgctgccacgaCCTCTTGA
- the LOC127771569 gene encoding GDSL esterase/lipase At5g45920-like isoform X2 has translation MRTSSFLGKADVVLRGFSGYNTRWALRVLARAMEGAAAVGAADPVAVTVFFGANDTSLPDWKQVHQHVPLDEYQSNLRAICAYFKGHVWRR, from the exons ATGCGTACGTCATCGTTTCTTGGAAAGGCCGACGTGGTGCTGCGCGGGTTCAGCGGCTACAACACGCGGTGGGCGCTGCGGGTGCTGGCGAGGGCGAtggagggtgccgccgccgtgggggcgGCAGACCCGGTGGCTGTCACGGTGTTCTTCGGCGCCAACGACACGTCGCTGCCGGATTGGAAGCAGGTGCACCAGCACGTGCCGCTCGACGAGTACCAGAGCAACCTCCGCGCCATCTGCGCCTACTTCAAG GGACATGTATGGAGAAGATGA
- the LOC127771569 gene encoding GDSL esterase/lipase At5g45920-like isoform X1, producing MRTSSFLGKADVVLRGFSGYNTRWALRVLARAMEGAAAVGAADPVAVTVFFGANDTSLPDWKQVHQHVPLDEYQSNLRAICAYFKEQWPSTKIIFITPPPIYEPLRIR from the exons ATGCGTACGTCATCGTTTCTTGGAAAGGCCGACGTGGTGCTGCGCGGGTTCAGCGGCTACAACACGCGGTGGGCGCTGCGGGTGCTGGCGAGGGCGAtggagggtgccgccgccgtgggggcgGCAGACCCGGTGGCTGTCACGGTGTTCTTCGGCGCCAACGACACGTCGCTGCCGGATTGGAAGCAGGTGCACCAGCACGTGCCGCTCGACGAGTACCAGAGCAACCTCCGCGCCATCTGCGCCTACTTCAAG GAGCAATGGCCCTCCACTAAAATTATATTCATCACGCCTCCACCAATCTATGAACCATTGAGAATCCGATAA